A region from the Drosophila ananassae strain 14024-0371.13 chromosome 2L, ASM1763931v2, whole genome shotgun sequence genome encodes:
- the LOC6499204 gene encoding peroxidase codes for MILRILLLSLVAVAQAQYHQFGEQLQTAHGSDCALLLAGPGRSSVYDYNVNLFRGTLGPYNNGPGTCITYDAINAAYLDARKRIHVAQPKSDWKPEELATVGELLLDISIQLARTYGLSYEEIEKGLPTIDTSKTLIREVCPPFFAGVECRPGKYRRFDGLCNNIEHPTWGAANAPFQRLIGPLYADGINAPRISVTGRDLPFSRVVSRTMHPDDGYHDHAGTVMVIAWGQFMDHDFTLTGTPLDPINRNDPEECCKRPLHLKHPYCNEIRVPDDDYFYRLFNVKCIDFVRGFPSPRPGCRLGSRQQFNTLTGVIDANTVYGVKEAFARKLRTGYGGLMRMNPVFQEYGLKDLLPLKLDIPDEGCTRPNKSMYCFEGGEIRVNEQLVLTCMHTLMAREHNRLATGLAQINKHWDDETLFQEARRINIAIVQHVTYNEFLPILLGKEVMEKFGLVLQKDGYWDGYDSSVNPGIIDSFAGAAFRFGHSLLPTAVERWSKAHKFIASKRLSDLIRRPYDLYRAGVLDEYFMGLMNQVAQAMDDSITQEVTNHLFKKEGARFGMDLVSFNMQRGREFGIPGYMEFRKFCGLPTSNTWDEMYGSMPNETVLRYGSIFEHPADIDLWSGGVSEKSLPGSMLGPTFACVIATQMSYLRRGDRFWYELPNQPSSFTPEQLQEIRKAKLSRLICDNTDLIDTVQIYPMVLPDHEINPRVPCKSGIIPSIDLTKWADYGGHGVDPSLYNYINEIPDTLLNFRK; via the exons aGGTCCATACAACAATGGTCCGGGGACGTGCATCACCTACGATGCTATCAACGCCGCCTATTTGGATGCACGCAAGCGTATTC ATGTGGCCCAGCCAAAGTCGGACTGGAAGCCAGAGGAACTGGCCACCGTGGGCGAGCTGCTGCTCGACATTTCCATTCAATTGGCCCGAAC CTATGGCTTATCCTACGAGGAAATTGAGAAGGGATTGCCGACAATTGACACCTCAAAGACCTTGATCCGGGAGGTGTGCCCACCCTTTTTCGCCGGAGTGGAGTGTCGTCCAGGCAAATATCGACGGTTTGATGGCCTGTGCAATAATATTGAACACCCGACATGGGGAGCGGCTAATGCTCCATTCCAGCGCCTGATCGGTCCACTTTATGCTGATGGAATTAATGCCCCTCGCATATCGGTGACTGGCCGGGATCTGCCCTTCTCCAGAGTTGTCTCACGCACCATGCATCCTGATGATGGTTACCATGATCACGCCGGCACCGTGATGGTTATCGCTTGGGGTCAGTTCATGGATCACGACTTTACGCTGACGGGAACACCACTGG ATCCCATTAACCGCAACGACCCCGAGGAGTGCTGCAAGCGACCATTGCATCTGAAGCATCCGTACTGCAACGAGATCCGCGTGCCCGATGATGATTACTTCTACCGCCTGTTTAATGTCAAGTGCATCGATTTCGTGCGCGGTTTCCCCTCTCCCCGCCCCGGATGCCGATTGG gTTCCCGTCAACAGTTCAACACCCTGACAGGTGTCATCGATGCCAACACAGTTTATGGAGTGAAGGAGGCCTTTGCCCGCAAGCTGCGGACTGGCTATGGCGGTCTAATGCGAATGAATCCTGTCTTCCAGGAGTACGGCTTGAAGGATCTGTTGCCTCTGAAACTGGACATTCCCGACGAGGGATGCACTAGACCCAATAAGAGCATGTACTGCTTCGAAGGCGGCGAGATCCGAGTGAATGAGCAACTGGTACTCACCTGCATGCACACCTTGATGGCTCGGGAGCACAATCGACTGGCCACCGGATTGGCCCAAATCAacaagcactgggatgacgaGACCTTGTTCCAGGAGGCCCGTAGGATTAACATAGCTATCGTGCAGCATGTTACCTATAATGAATTCCTGCCCATTCTTCTCGGAAAAGAGGTCATGGAGAAGTTCGGGTTAGTGTTGCAGAAGGACGGCTACTGGGATGGATATGACTCTTCCGTTAATCCTGGCATAATCGACTCATTTGCCGGAGCTGCTTTCCGTTTTGGTCACTCCTTGCTTCCTACTGCAGTCGAACGCTGGTCCAAGGCTCACAAGTTCATTGCCTCAAAGCGTTTGTCGGATCTTATCCGCAGACCCTACGATTTATACAGAGCTGGAGTCCTGGACGAGTACTTTATGGGACTAATGAACCAGGTGGCCCAGGCTATGGACGACTCTATTACCCAGGAGGTTACCAATCATCTGTTTAAAAAGGAGGGCGCTCGTTTCGGGATGGACCTGGTGTCATTCAATATGCAACGCGGTCGGGAGTTTGGTATTCCCGGCTATATGGAATTCCGCAAATTCTGCGGTCTACCGACTTCCAATACTTGGGATGAGATGTACGGTTCTATGCCGAATGAAACAGTTCTGCGTTACGGAAGTATATTTGA GCATCCTGCTGATATTGATCTTTGGTCCGGCGGTGTCTCAGAGAAATCCCTGCCAGGCTCAATGTTGGGACCGACCTTTGCCTGCGTCATTGCCACTCAGATGAGCTACTTGCGTCGCGGAGATCGTTTTTGGTATGAACTGCCAAACCAGCCATCTTCATTTACTCCCGAGCAGTTGCAAGAAATTCGAAAAGCCAAGTTATCCCGATTGATTTGCGACAACACCGATTTGATTGATACCGTACAGATTTATCCCATGGTATTGCCCGATCATGAAAT caACCCTCGGGTGCCTTGCAAGAGTGGCATTATTCCATCAATTGATCTGACTAAATGGGCGGACTACGGCGGTCATGGAGTGGATCCTTCCCTCTAT AACTACATTAACGAAATACCCGACACACTGCTGAACTTTAGGAAATAA
- the LOC6501382 gene encoding eclosion hormone, whose translation MYSKPLILCTFVAIALCLLHFGSAVPAIGHYTHKRFDSMGGIDFIQVCLNNCVQCKTMLGDYFQGQTCALSCLKFKGKAIPDCEDIASIAPFLNALE comes from the exons ATGTACTCGAAGCCCTTGATTTTGTGCACTTTCGTGGCCATTGCACTTTGTCTGTTGCACTTTGGAAGTGCAGTACCTGCCATTGGCCATTATACTCACAAGAGGTTTG ATTCCATGGGAGGCATCGATTTTATTCAG GTGTGCCTGAATAACTGCGTCCAGTGCAAGACCATGTTGGGCGACTACTTCCAAGGACAGACGTGTGCATTGTCCTGTCTGAAGTTCAAAGGCAAAGCCATCCCTGACTGCGAGGACATAGCCTCCATAGCTCCGTTTCTGAATGCGCTTGAGTGA
- the LOC6501380 gene encoding uncharacterized protein LOC6501380, giving the protein MALVYYDRTINSPYDLVIAGLRESSRATSLRQLATFVTIKTGYPGEVCHKIIVEALEMGMDCGTIRQVGELYDAVPPEPPRLPRRPKSKVPQPKPANDCCDN; this is encoded by the coding sequence ATGGCCCTTGTTTACTACGATCGCACAATTAACTCACCCTATGACCTTGTGATTGCGGGATTGAGGGAATCCTCCAGGGCCACTTCCTTGCGGCAGCTTGCCACTTTCGTGACCATAAAGACGGGGTACCCCGGGGAAGTCTGTCACAAGATCATCGTGGAGGCCCTCGAGATGGGGATGGACTGTGGAACCATCCGGCAAGTGGGTGAGCTCTACGACGCCGTGCCACCGGAACCACCGAGACTACCACGACGTCCAAAATCCAAAGTGCCGCAACCAAAGCCCGCGAACGACTGCTGCGATAATTAA
- the LOC6501383 gene encoding bifunctional arginine demethylase and lysyl-hydroxylase psr-1, which yields MRPTKLDQAKHRLEQILNGYTRDILDKALQDLVKNSCENDQIFRKLMKLLKAIFLAIFLLLAVKYYYEEMQGQNCVLSLPRTLRYALRPPEKCDFCANVKNVPRLQNLSPQEFETKYAYNAAPVIVSDATQNWTAVRLFNYKYFHDVYAKAKQKKQIRDCQFLPYKTGFQDIYEALDMPEDRVYLKPDERPWYFGWSNCHAETAEEFRRHYGRPYFLPEKSENNAVDWFFIGTSGLGAQMHIDNVRLPSWQAQLAGSKRWLLVPPPECYLQCKRFDVVVQQGDIIVLDTNKWYHQTFVQPGAISLTIGAEYD from the exons ATGAGGCCAACTAAATTGGACCAGGCTAAACACAGACTGGAACAAATATTAAACGGATATACACGAGATATTCTCGATAAGGCTTTGCAAGATCTGGTTAAAAATTCTTGCGAAAATGATCAGATATTTAGAAAGTTAATGAAGCTTCTGAAAGCAatatttttggccatttttctATTGTTAGCTGTGAAGTATTATTATGAGGAAATGCAGGGACAA AACTGTGTCCTTTCCCTGCCGCGCACTCTCCGATATGCACTCCGACCCCCTGAGAAATGTGACTTTTGTGCAAATGTTAAAAATGTGCCACGTCTTCAGAACCTTAGTCCCCAAGAATTTGAGACAAAGTACGCCTACAATGCTGCCCCAGTCATTGTCAGCGATGCAACTCAAAATTGGACTGCAGTTCGG CTCTTCAACTACAAATATTTTCATGATGTGTATGCCAAGGCTAagcaaaagaaacaaataagGGACTGTCAATTCTTGCCCTACAAAACTGGCTTCCAGGACATTTACGAAGCGTTGGATATGCCGGAGGATAGGGTGTATCTGAAACCGGATGAAAGGCCTTGGTACTTTGGATGGAGCAACTGTCATGCGGAAACAGCAGAGGAATTTCGACGTCACTATGGAAGGCCGTACTTCCTACCCGAAAAGTCGGAGAATAATGCAGTCGATTGGTTTTTTATTGGAACCTCTGGTCTAGGGGCACAAATGCAT ATTGACAATGTAAGATTACCTTCGTGGCAGGCCCAACTGGCTGGCAGCAAGCGTTGGCTGCTGGTGCCCCCTCCCGAGTGCTATCTCCAGTGCAAGAGATTCGATGTGGTGGTCCAGCAGGGGGACATAA TTGTCTTGGACACGAACAAATGGTACCACCAG